In Fusarium oxysporum f. sp. lycopersici 4287 chromosome 2, whole genome shotgun sequence, a genomic segment contains:
- a CDS encoding adenylate kinase encodes MNLNKAARVILFGAPGVGKGTQSERLLARFPQLNQISTGDLLRRNVKERTPLGIKVENTMKSGGLVADDLILRLISNEFFTRGWLAKNGGPNVMTLSSEATAMEASFNSAASDPFINAPFLDGHRPSKASNDPSASFILDGFPRTASQVGPLDKLIPINLVVSLKTPVSVILERILGRWVHEPSGRVYNTSFNAPRVPGIDDVTGERLIQRPDDSEEVYRARYKKFQETSEPVLNHYAQKGVLVEIEGMSSDEITPKLFAEFEKRFVH; translated from the exons ATGAACCTGAACAAGGCCGCTCGCGTCATCCTCTTTGGTGCACCTGGCGTTGGTAAAGGGACCCAGAGCGAGCGATTGCTCGCTCGCTTTCCTCAGCTCAATCAGATCAGTACTGGTGATCTCTTGCGTCGGAATGTCAAGGAGAGGACACCCCTCG gcatcaaggtcgagaaTACGATGAAGTCGGGTGGTCTTGTTGCTGATGACCTTATTCTGCGACTTATTTCCAACGAATTCTTCACTCGAGGCTGGCTTGCGAAGAATGGTGGTCCGAACGTCATGACTCTTTCTTCTGAAGCGACGGCGATGGAGGCTTCTTTCAATAGCGCTGCTTCTGATCCGTTCATCAACGCTCCATTCCTCGACGGGCACCGTCCTTCCAAGGCCTCCAACGACCCATCCGCCTCGTTCATTCTCGATGGTTTCCCTCGAACAGCTTCCCAAGTCGGCCCTCTCGACAAGCTTATCCCGATCAATCTCGTAGTCTCGCTCAAGACCCCCGTATCTGTTATTCTCGAGCGAATCCTCGGACGTTGGGTCCACGAGCCATCGGGCCGAGTCTACAACACCAGCTTCAATGCGCCTCGAGTCCCCGGAATCGACGACGTCACCGGCGAGCGATTAATCCAGCGCCCCGATGATTCCGAGGAAGTTTACAGAGCACGATACAAGAAGTTCCAAGAGACCAGCGAGCCTGTTCTGAACCACTACGCCCAGAAGGGCGTCCTTGTCGAGATTGAGGGCATGAGCAGCGATGAAATCACCCCAAAGCTATTTGCAGAGTTCGAGAAGCGCTTCGTCCATTGA
- a CDS encoding hypothetical protein (At least one base has a quality score < 10): MAAGYELTRRENKQLQRTVQDLGRLVPFSVFIIVPLGEALLPLALKLFPNMLPSTFEGQKSKEAKATLLRSTRKEVSQFLRQTLGESGLPVSQATTQKEEFSNFFRKVRATGETPTAEDVIKVCKVFRDDLTLDNLSRPQLVSMCKYMNLNTFGTDMMLRYQIRHRMRQIKRDDKAISYEGVDSLTVAELQAACAARGIRTHSVSPARMRADLQTWLDLRLKEGVPSTLLVLSNAYMYGQGSGEGYNQIDALIGVMSAIPEELYHEIELEVHSAEGAATNKQRLEVIKEQQDLIEDEAEQDQASQSSGFATPRDTDDIDEKEERLAQAQAEGLGKKQVSEMVEAEMELAKAAESAASLEREIHASSGASKEQK; the protein is encoded by the coding sequence ATGGCTGCCGGATACGAGCTCACCCGACGTGAGAACAAGCAACTTCAGCGAACAGTCCAGGATCTTGGTCGTTTAGTGCCCTTCTCCGTCTTCATTATCGTTCCTCTGGGTGAGGCACTTCTGCCTCTTGCCCTCAAGCTCTTCCCCAACATGCTCCCCAGCACATTCGAGGGACAAAAGTCAaaggaggccaaggccaCGCTCCTCCGATCCACACGCAAGGAAGTCAGCCAATTCTTAAGACAGACACTCGGCGAGTCTGGCTTGCCAGTGAGTCAAGCAACAACACAAAAAGAGGAgttctccaacttcttccgCAAAGTTCGCGCCACTGGCGAGACACCCACAGCCGAGGATGTTATCAAGGTCTGCAAGGTCTTCCGCGATGATTTGACCCTCGACAACTTGTCACGACCTCAGCTCGTTTCCATGTGCAAGTATATGAACCTTAACACATTCGGTACCGACATGATGCTCCGATATCAGATTCGCCACCGTATGCGACAGATCAAGCGCGACGACAAGGCCATCAGCTACGAGGGCGTTGACAGTCTGACCGTTGCCGAGCTCCAGGCTGCTTGTGCTGCTCGTGGTATCCGAACACACAGTGTCTCCCCCGCCCGCATGCGAGCGGACCTTCAGACTTGGCTCGATCTCCGACTCAAGGAGGGTGTTCCCTCAACACTTCTCGTTCTGAGCAACGCCTATATGTACGGCCAAGGCTCAGGTGAGGGTTACAACCAGATTGATGCTCTCATTGGTGTCATGTCTGCCATTCCCGAGGAGCTGTACCACGAGATCGAGCTTGAGGTGCACAGCGCCGAGGGTGCTGCCACTAACAAGCAGCGACTCGAGGTCATCAAGGAGCAGCAGGATCTCATTGAGGACGAGGCGGAGCAGGACCAGGCCAGTCAAAGCTCCGGTTTCGCCACTCCCCGAGACACAGATGATatcgatgagaaggaggagagatTGGCCCAGGCTCAAGCCGAGGGTCTCGGCAAGAAGCAAGTTAGCGAGATGGTCGAGGCCGAGATGGAgttggccaaggctgctgagtcTGCTGCATCACTAGAGCGGGAGATTCACGCCAGCTCTGGGGCCTCTAAGGAGCAGAAGTAG
- a CDS encoding sorting nexin-4 — MTAMEQQQDDFSNVSWSEHVHDQTSRTVPPAEEPGHDMNAPGTGLEIDAPSLGNEVLECTVGTPIKENDGTKDAFVSYLITTHSTFSAFQRSTTTVRRRFTDFVFLYKQLTREYPAAAVPPLPDKQRMEYVRGDRFGSDFTARRAHSLQRFLNRLSLHPTLRRAPILHTFLESPDWNATMRSRGARGSSASDPGSAGVFDNFADTFINAFTKLHRPDRRFLEVKEKSDKLDDDLGHIEKVIARVARRETDLEVDLRDLAEQFQKLIPLEPHVEPAVHGFSASIEDTATHLRKLKDVTDQDYLGSLRDMQAYSIALKNLLKAREQKQLDYEQLTEYLNKSTTERDTLQSGHHSGSGAGSFLRAKIEDVRGVDHEQARRERTRKLELRVEELTHEVESARKTSDMFDDEVVKEVADFERIKRIEMKSQLGGLADAHIEFYGEVASIWEKYVQEMEKEGIVSA; from the exons ATGACGGCCATggaacagcaacaagacGACTTCTCCAACGTCTCGTGGAGTGAACACGTCCACGACCAGACATCCCGCACTGTTCCTCCCGCGGAAGAACCAGGCCATGATATGAATGCGCCTGGGACGGGTCTAGAGATAGATGCTCCGTCGCTGGGGAATGAGGTGTTGGAGTGTACTGTTGGAACGCCCATCAAGGAAAATGACGGTACCAAGGATGCTTTTGTCTCGTATCTCATCACCACACAC TCGACCTTCTCTGCCTTCCAGCGCTCAACTACAACCGTCCGCCGTCGCTTCACAGACTTCGTATTCCTCTACAAACAACTCACCCGCGAGTATCCCGCCGCTGCCGTACCCCCTCTGCCCGACAAGCAACGCATGGAATATGTCCGCGGCGACCGCTTCGGCTCTGACTTTACCGCCCGTCGCGCCCACTCCCTCCAGCGCTTCCTGAACCGACTCTCTCTCCACCCTACACTGCGCCGCGCTCCGATCCTGCATACGTTCCTCGAGAGCCCCGACTGGAATGCTACCATGCGCAGTCGTGGTGCGCGAGGTAGCTCTGCTAGTGATCCTGGATCTGCGGGGGTATTTGATAACTTTGCCGATACCTTTATCAATGCTTTTACCAAGCTGCATCGCCCGGATCGTCGGTTCCTtgaggtcaaggagaagagcgataagcttgatgatgacctTGGACATATCGAGAAGGTTATTGCTAGGGTTGCCAGGCGAGAGACGGACTTGGAGGTGGACTTGCGAGATCTCGCAGAGCAGTTCCAGAAGCTCATTCCCCTTGAACCCCATGTCGAACCCGCAGTTCACGGCTTCTCCGCTTCCATCGAAGACACAGCGACTCACCTACGGAAACTCAAAGACGTCACCGACCAAGACTACCTGGGCTCCTTGCGCGACATGCAAGCCTACTCCATCGCCCTCAAAAATCTCCTCAAAGCCCGCGAGCAGAAACAGCTCGACTACGAACAACTCACGGAATATCTCAACAAATCCACCACGGAGCGCGACACCCTGCAGTCGGGACATCACAGCGGTTCCGGCGCCGGAAGCTTTCTGCGCGCCAAGATCGAAGACGTGCGCGGCGTAGACCACGAGCAAGCACGTCGCGAGCGCACGCGCAAGCTGGAACTCCGCGTCGAAGAGCTAACCCACGAGGTTGAGAGTGCTCGCAAAACGAGCGAcatgtttgatgatgaggttgtcaAGGAGGTGGCTGACTTTGAGCGCATCAAGAGGATTGAGATGAAGAGCCAGCTGGGCGGTCTTGCGGATGCGCATATTGAGTTTTATGGTGAGGTTGCTAGTATTTGGGAAAAGTACGTTCAGGAGATGGAGAAAGAGGGGATCGTGAGTGCGTAG